The sequence aatggttttttaaaaaaataataatagtaatgttaTGTTTGGAAAACTGGTTTGAAGTAAACTAAAACTTTTGCAAGCTTAACCACTTAAAGCTTTTCCAGTTTGCCACCATATGGCAAAATCAAGGAAATAGTCTTTTTTATAAGCTCATATGGAGAACTGGCATTGAAACTAAAATTTAGCTGTGTCTCCAGGTCTCTTATTTTTCTGCAAAATATAAATTACAGACTATGATCCTTTTCTGATGTATCACCATGCATGTTCTAAAATGTTTgactaagttttttgtttttaagaaaagttaATCTTGAGTGGAAGGAAATATGCTAAGGTCTGTTCTGGGAACTATGAGATAAGTGTCCTGTTGTGGTGGAAAACGGTGGCCTGGGTGTCAGAAGAATATGGGGTCTGGGTTCAACTTCCTAATACGTAGCTTTGTGACTTTAGATCTTAATTTAGTCATATATAAAGTAAGGGGATTTAGAAGATCTGAGTTTCCTTCCAGCTTTGAAATTGTGATTCTGAAATGTCCAGGATTTTAAGCTTTAGCTACAAGATGGATTTGACAAATCTTAATGTGGGGAAATCGAATGTTTAGCACTTCCTAATTCAGTATGTGAGTGTAGGATGGAGACTTGATCATACAATTAATTTAGCTCAGTCTCTGAATGCATATGTTGTGAAAGCAAAAGCCTTGGTTTTTATAATCATTCAGAATATGGGGGAAGTATGTATTATATAATGGTATAGGGATTAATTGTGTTACAACTAGTttgatttcaaaaaaattaaaacagatatGGTTGCCATTTTCTACCCTAGGTACATGAAATGTAATAGAACTCCAAGCCTGTTGGGAtattgcaagatgaaaagtgatTGCTTCACAGTTTAGGATTGGGAGAAAAATCAAGAGCCGTCTTTAAGAAAGGATGTGGCAGTATAGCTATAAAAAGGACACTTAACTTTGCGTAAAGTAATTTGAAGTTGCAGAAGATATTAATACTTAGGTTAATTTTACTTAGTTACCTAATTGGAAATGCATTTTTCTGGTGCATTTCTTTGTGTCCTTATCTTCGTTATTGTtaacttttaaaacttaatattATGTACTCTGGATTTAGAAGTTgttgtatatatatgtctgtttctCTAAAAGGTTTGttggaaaattgaaaaaattttgaTACATGTGTACTTCCCTCTTAGATAAAAGAAACATCAGGGATTCCTCTTTTTCTGAAATAGTGGTTTTTCGATATTATTAACATTGAAAGTTATTGTTTTGATTGTGGTATTGAAAGTATTTGGGGGTGGAAACTGCATTTGGGGGGgtttataaagaaaaagtaaaattagtaATATACATCTGCAACATTTGGGTGATGTGAAActagatctttttttaaatttgccacACACTCCTAAGGTTACTAATGTTGCATCACAACATTTTTGCTACTGATACCCATACTAACTCTCTTTGTTGCACTATTTTCCTGAAAGAACCAACTTCTTCTTAAAACAGGCAAGAAGACATGAATCCAAAGATAAATCCTCTAAGAAACACAAGTCTGAGGAACATAATGACAAAGAGCATTCTTCTGATAAAGGAAGAGAGCGGCTAAATTCATCTGAAAATGGTGAGGACAGACACAAACGCAAAGAAAGAAAGTCATCAAGAGGCAGAAGTCATTCAAGGTCTAGGTCTCGTGAAAGGTAAGTAGTTTTTCCTAAGTTAATGCCTTCTGAAGAACTCCTGAATTACATAAAGGTTTGCATTAATGGAGCAACACCCAAAAAAATCTTAGTTAGAaaattggtatttttaactttctgagtTGTCTGTCACGGTGAAAAAATTTTTGCTGAACTATGTTTATATAGTTTGCTAATATCATAATCCTTTTACATTGCTGGTGCAGGATTCATTTGCTGCTGAACTCTAATCTAGGTTTTATTTAGGTATGGGTTAAAAGATTTTTGAGAAACTGGGTCATGGTTCAgatttttgtggcttttttttgtgttttaaggaaccagTGTCTGCAACATATTTTGCGGATTTCTGTGGGGAATATGTGTGTGGTATCAGATTCGGTCAAAAATTTTCAGTAGTAGAATAACTTGATTGTTACTCTTAGAAATAGTTTGGTACGGCAATAGACTTCAAGCTATTAAACAGAATCTTAAATTGGGGTAGGAAACATTGCTTTTTTGACGTTATCAGTTTATTGTGTTCCCTATAAGTAACTACAAATTTATGTACTTGAATTTCAGACGTCATCGTAGTAGGAGCAGAGAGCGGAAGAAGTCAAGATCCAGGAGTAGGGAGCGGAAAAAGTCAAGATCcagaagcagagagaggaagaaatcaCGATCCAGAAGCAGGGAGAGAAAACGTCGGATCCGATCTCGTTCCCGCTCAAGATCAAGACACAGACATAGGAGTAGAAGCAGGAGTAGGACAAGGAGTAGAAGTCGGTAGGTATTCATCATCTTGAATAAAATCAAATAGGCCCCTCACAGGGTCTGTTAAGTcaggcttagaaaggttaagtaacttgctcaagaagCCCAATATCATACAGTTCTTAAATGGTAAAGCTAGGACCTGGTCCCAGATGCATCTGAAAGCAAAGTCCGTATGTGTGCTTAATCCACCGTACTAGTTATACTCTCTCAGATACTCAAAAAGATGAGCTTATAAATCCACACTTGTCTTGATTGGaaggaaattttaatttgtttatgcaagaaatacaataaagagcatttaataataaatattcagagaatatgtttattctctactAATATTATTAATAGTGCATTATATCTATATTCACAGATACTGGTAATAAAGTTAATGTGACAGCTTCTTTGTTCATTGTTCATTAAGTCAAACAGTctataaaagaatgaagtatgGGTAAAAGTGTACTTTGGTTTATAATAACTTGGTTTGTCACTTGTTTGatcattttttcagtttttaatcaGTGGTTTTAGTATGTAATAGTTGCCTAAATTGAACTTTACCAGTTAGGAGATTTAGTCAATCTAAAGTGGTAATTTCACCATTAATTaccattgttgtttttttttttttttaaatcaccattTGGGCATTCGGGTCATTATTGCATTTCTAGTTTTAACCACTGATAACCTTTGATTCTAATCAatgactatttttaatttttctcattttgttttagtgatttatatttttgaaaacatttacaaGTTAATTCATTGTACATTAGAATACTAGGACCATTTAACTTATCAATCCCACTAGTAGGAATTTATCCTATTGACCTGCACAAGTGTAAAATGACTAACGTACAAGTCTAGCCTTTGCAACATTGGGtataatagcaaaagattggaaacaacctaaatgtccatctgaAACAGGGATGGTTAAGTGAATTTATAGAAACTAGTCTTTTACACAAGGAACTTGGGGTGCCTATGGAAGGTGTACAACAGAGGTGGAAAGGAAGGgttcaaaatatatttcctagaccagtttaatttttattgaactatgtaactataatttattttgattcaataaaataattattacttgGCCATACTGAGACATGtaaaatatgatttattaaaGAGATAGAAAGAAGAGAATTGAAAAACCGAGAAGATTTAGCAGAAGTTTAAGCCGAACTCCTAGCCCACCTCCCTTCCGAGGCAGAAACACAGCAATGGATGCACAAGAAGCTTTAGCTAGGAGGTGCGTGTATTTTTTATTcgatacatttttttctccttttcatcttGAGGTAGATATTCAATTGTGTGGACCAAATGAATGCTTTCAGAGGataattcaaataattaaatCTAGCCATAACTACTGTGGCAGTTTTGTGATACAGAACTGCATTAAGTGGTTTGTTAATTCTCATCTTTAATTTGCTTATTTGCACAACTGGAAAGAGTATTTCTTcaacagtttcttttttcttcatgattaactaattcatttttctcaagtctagactcataaatattttcagttgGCCATTGGAACttctaaaaaaatcttaaatgtgaTCTAAGAACTGTTAATTTTGCATCTAAAACTGCTTTGTCTTTACTTTactttctttgttcttccttaaGAAAAGTCTCTGAAACAATAAGTAGAATTCTGTcaatagttttcttattttgaaggTGGCAAATAATAAGCCAGTTCATTTGATCTTAAAGTTTTTACTGCTGTGATAGCATAGGAAGatcattgtattttaaaattttctaatgtttCAAAGATGGGTGATTGTGGGACCACACACAGCAGGGCTGTCTAACCGAAATCTGCAAAACCGTTGAAAGAACTGCCTCATAGAGGCAAGAAGTAAAGTAGAATCCAAGCCCTTGTTTGCAGGTTTCCCCatattctgaaaactaaaatcttttgatttttttttctttatgaaattgagtttgtatttttttttttattacaaaaatgcaGTTATCACAATGTAACCTGATGGGCTGCTGCCCTGTGAACCCAGCCTGGCAGAAACTCCAGctgaacagcagcagcagcaaaggtGTGAGCTCACCCCTTCTTCATTCCATTCACCTTAGTGAATGGTATTGATTCCAAACCTGCAGTggccatttaaaatatacagccaGTAGCTGTCAATCACTTTCTGACTGAAactaaaatcaacagaattaggaaATAATTTTCTACAATATCTGAACTAATTTATAAAGAATGGTCCATTAACTTTGATCATGAATTTTTTTAAGCCCTAAAGTTTATTCTTGTTTACTCTtaagtttattgtattttaatttttggattaTACTAAAGTTGAATCTAACTAGCATCTAAAACTTTAACTTAGTCTACTTAGTGATTTTCAggtgacaatttttaaaactgctttggaaatatttttatttatgaatctATGTTTTAACATTAATCCTAATCAGAAACTTGTTTCCAAGGACAAATTCAAGGCTGTACTACTTGTCTTTCTTTCATGCGTGCTCAATAGAAGGGAACAAAATTATAGATTGTTATCCTCCTTTTATGTAAATTACAgcaattgttaaaatgtcagttttctaCTACTGTATTTTACTTGTAGTGcccactgctcccctccccccaaaaactTTCCGCAATCCTTGCCCCTTTATACCACTTTAAAGGAGGGAGAGGGTGGTGTTTAACTTACGATTGGTAAATCAAGGAATCTTCGGAAGAAAAGGGCTTTCTCTTTCAGGAACTCATTGTGAAGATAACATTACTTACGATTTGCTACATACCAGATAGATACCTACTTGACAGCACATTTTGTTTAGTATGTGTATTCAGTGGTGAATTTAGTGTGAATCAGAATTCGTTTTTGTTTGGGGATGAAGTTGTGTTTCACGTTTCCAGTTCCTTTGCTAATAATTTCTTTACCTCCTAAAagtaattttctaatatttaggTTTTTTACCCCCATTTTATTAGATTATAGAGGGTGGCAGGGTTTGCTtgcccttttttaaattttatttttggctttttaattttcACTGATTTAGAGACTAAAGTCTGTTTAGATATAAAAATCATCTGCATGTTTTGATTGGCCTTAATCCTGTATCAGCCTCCCTTAAGAAGCATTTAGGTAATTCTATAAATTATTGCATGTACCCTAAGATTTACTCAGTTTTCAGTATGTTTTCTCAATGCCTCAATTTGCAAGATTTAATTTTATCCTTACTCCTATAACCAGCACTGATGAAGATTGAATAATTTTTTATCTCTTAACCATTTTAATGATTCTCTGTGGGAACTATATATAAAAGCTACTAGAGTTGTTGGCTATTCggtgaaattaaaaatgtttaaaaccagtagtgaaatattatttaattgtGACTGATACCATCTTAAGAATGATTGCTTTTTTTCCCACATGCAGATATCAATTTGGGGAacgtattaaatttatttaaaattctatataaaGTGTTTTATGcctacatatgtatacatagagatAAATGTTGgctttatattgatatttttattaaattgtcTTTGACAGGTTGGAAAGGGCAAAGAAATTACAAGAACAGCGAGAAAAGGAAAtggttgaaaaacaaaaacaacaggaaatagctgcaggtaatttttgttttctttattatggAAGTATGACATTTTTTTGTAAAACATTTGAAAAGTTCAGGAATAGTAATAGGAAGAGAATCACGTATGATCCCTTCTACCCATCAGTATGCTGTAGATCAGTATGCTGTAAATTATTAATTGAATTGTGAACATGTTATTTTTAGTGTTAACTTTTGTACCTCATAAAACTTTTTTTGCACTGTATTTCTGATTTGGTCAATGTAGATAATTTTGAGAAGTGAATAATGACTATTCTTGTTCATGTAGCAGTTTAGCCATCACTGCATATGTCTTTTAGTTATGATTTTAGAAATACAGTTTATTAAAGATGATGAACTGAACTGGAGTATGTATTATGTCTTACTAATAAGGAAATCAAGTTTTTAGACAACACAGACACACTGCCTGTGGATGATTAAAAGTTGATCAGAGAGAGCCTGTATGAAATGTAATCTGGAGGGTGGAAGTAACAGACCTGGCACTTAACTTTTATAGGACTTGGGCCTAGTATGTTAAGTGTGTATAATACCTGTTTAATagttttaaacgtttcttgtgagTTTCAAATTAGATGTTGTGAGATCATTTTGTGAGCTATAAAGAACCATACAAATAAAAGTCAATTTATTAAAAGTTTAGCTACAATCACTATAGTTCATTTCCATTGAAATCATACACCTTTATGTTATTCGCAGGATTCTCTTTATCCTCAGAAGTGAAGTTTAAGTATATATAAGGGATCATATACAGAAATGTCTAGGGatgaatacattaaataaatgtttgctaaaatgTTATTGCTTTATAAGCTTAACCCTCAGTCATTTTTTATTTGGTGAAAATATTCCGCCTTTTTGCAGATTAGTAGctcttatatataaataatgtattaCTGTAAATTAGGAGGTTTGTTTTGGTTAAAATCCATACTTAtttcctcttcagcagctgcagctaCCGGAGGTTCTGTTCTCAATGTTGCTGCCCTATTGGCATCAGGAACACAAGTAACTCCTCAGATAGCTATGGCAGCTCAAATGGCAGCCTTGCAGGCTAAAGCTTTGGCAGAGACTGGAATAGCTGTACCTAGCTATTACAACCCAGCAGCTGTGAATCCAATGAAATTTGctgaacaagagaaaaaaaggaaaatgctgtGGCAAGGCAAGAAAGAAGGAGTAAGTTCTCTTATTCTCCTTTTTTGTCATTGATTCCTCAgcttagaaaaacaaatttggatTGGAAAAGATTAGTTTGGGTTTATCTTTCTTCTGAGAGCCTAACTGGAATAATTTAATTTGCTACAATtattagcaaaaataataaatgcacgATCTAAGTCAGGCTTTCAAAGAAAACCAATATTGCCCTACATTTATTAAGGGGAAAGAGTTGGTTCCTTAGCTTAGATTTTTTTCGTATTATTAAGATAATTATAAATTCCATTGGTGGAATGCCATAAATGCTGTTGTTTTTCTACTAAGACTATATTATGGAAAGATCTAGTATCATAATAAAAGGTATTTAAGCTTTACATATGCtaaaaattcattgtttttttaacagGACAAATCCCAGTCTGCTGAAATATGGGAGAAATTAAATTTCGGAAACAAGGACCAAAATGTCAAATTTAGGAAATTAATGGGTATCAAGGTGAGTTATACACTTCGTAATAAAGTTcatgtcattttatatttttagggtAACATTGGTTCTCAACTTAAACATTATTTCAGTGATGTGTCATCTCTGGGTACTTTCTAGTGCTCTTTCATTTGTGTTCTCTAGATTAACTTCACAGAATTAACCAATAAGTTATCATCACCAGTCAACAGTACAAATTGTTAAATTTGATTAAAACATTTGTTGAGGGACTTTCCtgaaggtccagtggttaagactgcacaattccattgcaggggacatgggttcaatccctggctggggaactaagatcccacatgctgtgcggcacagccaaaacataagaaataaaacagttaTTGATTGTTACTGCATGTTTATGCCTTAAGCAAACCTTGTTCAAAATCATAAGCTTCTcttagtaaatttttttaaaaaatttgtaaaaaggaattaatttgcttttaaaaattcccatttaaatggaatattactcagccataaaaaggaatgaaacagttacttgtagtgaggtggatggaactagagtctgtcatacagaatgaagtaagtcagaaaaagaaaaacaaataccatatgctaacgcatatatatgaaatctagaaaattggtactgatgaacctagcggtagggcaggaataaagatgcagacattgcgaacggacttgaggacacggggtgggtgggggaaggggaggctgggacgtagtgagagagtaacatggacatatatacactaccaaatgtaaaatggatggatggctagtgggaagctgctgcaaagcacagggagatcagctcggtgctttgtgaccacatagaggagtgggatagagggagggtgggagggaggctcaggaaggaggggatacggggatatatgtatgcatatatagctgattcactttgttatacagcagaaactaacacaacatcgtaaagcagttatactccactaaagatgtataaaaagaaaaaatgcccaTTTAAGGCTAACTGTACTTGGTGTGGGGTCggactttcttaatttttttcaaggaaggtttttgtttgagtttttgtggttttttaaaattaattaattaattaa is a genomic window of Balaenoptera ricei isolate mBalRic1 chromosome 14, mBalRic1.hap2, whole genome shotgun sequence containing:
- the RSRC2 gene encoding arginine/serine-rich coiled-coil protein 2 isoform X3, whose amino-acid sequence is MYLFLPEPQNIIIQDHDQGQEKENESQIMKEENTGAGAEAKRTNFFLKQARRHESKDKSSKKHKSEEHNDKEHSSDKGRERLNSSENGEDRHKRKERKSSRGRSHSRSRSRERRHRSRSRERKKSRSRSRERKKSRSRSRERKKSRSRSRERKRRIRSRSRSRSRHRHRSRSRSRTRSRSRDRKKRIEKPRRFSRSLSRTPSPPPFRGRNTAMDAQEALARRLERAKKLQEQREKEMVEKQKQQEIAAAAAATGGSVLNVAALLASGTQVTPQIAMAAQMAALQAKALAETGIAVPSYYNPAAVNPMKFAEQEKKRKMLWQGKKEGDKSQSAEIWEKLNFGNKDQNVKFRKLMGIKSEDEAGCSSVDEESYKTLKQQEEVFRNLDAQYEMARSQTHTQRGMGLGFTSSMRGMDTV
- the RSRC2 gene encoding arginine/serine-rich coiled-coil protein 2 isoform X5 — translated: MIRTNFFLKQARRHESKDKSSKKHKSEEHNDKEHSSDKGRERLNSSENGEDRHKRKERKSSRGRSHSRSRSRERRHRSRSRERKKSRSRSRERKKSRSRSRERKKSRSRSRERKRRIRSRSRSRSRHRHRSRSRSRTRSRSRDRKKRIEKPRRFSRSLSRTPSPPPFRGRNTAMDAQEALARRLERAKKLQEQREKEMVEKQKQQEIAAAAAATGGSVLNVAALLASGTQVTPQIAMAAQMAALQAKALAETGIAVPSYYNPAAVNPMKFAEQEKKRKMLWQGKKEGDKSQSAEIWEKLNFGNKDQNVKFRKLMGIKSEDEAGCSSVDEESYKTLKQQEEVFRNLDAQYEMARSQTHTQRGMGLGFTSSMRGMDTV
- the RSRC2 gene encoding arginine/serine-rich coiled-coil protein 2 isoform X1; translation: MAASDTERDGLAPEKTSPDRDKKKEQSDVSVSPRASKHHYSRSRSRSRERKRKSDNEGRKHRSRSRSKEARRHESKDKSSKKHKSEEHNDKEHSSDKGRERLNSSENGEDRHKRKERKSSRGRSHSRSRSRERRHRSRSRERKKSRSRSRERKKSRSRSRERKKSRSRSRERKRRIRSRSRSRSRHRHRSRSRSRTRSRSRDRKKRIEKPRRFSRSLSRTPSPPPFRGRNTAMDAQEALARRLERAKKLQEQREKEMVEKQKQQEIAAAAAATGGSVLNVAALLASGTQVTPQIAMAAQMAALQAKALAETGIAVPSYYNPAAVNPMKFAEQEKKRKMLWQGKKEGDKSQSAEIWEKLNFGNKDQNVKFRKLMGIKSEDEAGCSSVDEESYKTLKQQEEVFRNLDAQYEMARSQTHTQRGMGLGFTSSMRGMDTV
- the RSRC2 gene encoding arginine/serine-rich coiled-coil protein 2 isoform X2 codes for the protein MAASDTERDGLAPEKTSPDRDKKKEQSDVSVSPRASKHHYSRSRSRSRERKRKSDNEGRKHRSRSRSKEARRHESKDKSSKKHKSEEHNDKEHSSDKGRERLNSSENGEDRHKRKERKSSRGRSHSRSRSRERRHRSRSRERKKSRSRSRERKKSRSRSRERKKSRSRSRERKRRIRSRSRSRSRHRHRSRSRSRTRSRSRDRKKRIEKPRRFSRSLSRTPSPPPFRGRNTAMDAQEALARRLERAKKLQEQREKEMVEKQKQQEIAAAAATGGSVLNVAALLASGTQVTPQIAMAAQMAALQAKALAETGIAVPSYYNPAAVNPMKFAEQEKKRKMLWQGKKEGDKSQSAEIWEKLNFGNKDQNVKFRKLMGIKSEDEAGCSSVDEESYKTLKQQEEVFRNLDAQYEMARSQTHTQRGMGLGFTSSMRGMDTV
- the RSRC2 gene encoding arginine/serine-rich coiled-coil protein 2 isoform X4, translating into MAASDTERDGLAPEKTSPDRDKKKEQSDVSVSPRASKHHYSRSRSRSRERKRKSDNEGRKHRSRSRSKEARRHESKDKSSKKHKSEEHNDKEHSSDKGRERLNSSENGEDRHKRKERKSSRGRSHSRSRSRERRHRSRSRERKKSRSRSRERKKSRSRSRERKKSRSRSRERKRRIRSRSRSRSRHRHRSRSRSRTRSRSRLERAKKLQEQREKEMVEKQKQQEIAAAAAATGGSVLNVAALLASGTQVTPQIAMAAQMAALQAKALAETGIAVPSYYNPAAVNPMKFAEQEKKRKMLWQGKKEGDKSQSAEIWEKLNFGNKDQNVKFRKLMGIKSEDEAGCSSVDEESYKTLKQQEEVFRNLDAQYEMARSQTHTQRGMGLGFTSSMRGMDTV